One window of Thermacetogenium phaeum DSM 12270 genomic DNA carries:
- a CDS encoding cytosine permease has product MAEAKDSILKNPELLPTTDDGRKMSLGDYTILWAGMTINIVGFSLGAQYYNNGKGLSALTLVLVVLLGYGLVTAMTAMIGDIGTKYGIPFAAYIRAPFGYKGGSIAAVLRAIPALYWFGFLTWVGASALNYIMGMFISGFDNLTLMIILFGGLQILNAMYGLKAMAKFDWLAVPLLAILFAAIIVTITTKFGVSIPDIIATPAEGQMSFAYAVAGIAGGWITMALNGPDLSRQIKRDPDYASQCFFRRNRRAFIGQFIGLMIVGVVLMLIGMAAGIVTGEWDLNKVCLLLFESRLSLVLAFIVIVFAQWSTNTAANLMPPTYILISLFPKLKYWSATVIAGVIGLGIMPWKIQSSGTFLVDVQVWISTMLGPIMGIMLADYFIIRKSQLNVHDLYTPNGQYQYEGGYNISAMIALISGFALSFLSSSYAFFIGLVTSPIIYVLLMRAYTLKKYDQKIGQSIELDMDKLGSSTV; this is encoded by the coding sequence ATGGCGGAAGCCAAAGATAGTATTTTGAAAAATCCCGAATTGTTGCCGACTACAGATGATGGAAGAAAGATGTCATTGGGTGATTATACCATTCTCTGGGCCGGGATGACCATCAATATCGTTGGTTTCTCTCTGGGTGCTCAATATTACAACAACGGTAAAGGTTTGTCGGCCTTGACTTTGGTCCTGGTGGTGTTGCTGGGCTACGGCCTCGTTACGGCGATGACCGCCATGATCGGCGATATCGGTACCAAGTACGGCATCCCCTTTGCTGCCTATATCCGGGCGCCGTTCGGCTATAAGGGCGGCAGCATAGCCGCCGTCCTGCGGGCCATACCCGCTTTGTACTGGTTTGGCTTCCTGACCTGGGTCGGAGCCAGCGCCCTCAATTACATTATGGGCATGTTCATCTCGGGTTTTGACAATTTGACGCTGATGATAATCCTGTTCGGAGGCCTGCAGATCTTGAACGCCATGTATGGTTTGAAGGCGATGGCCAAGTTTGACTGGCTGGCCGTGCCGTTACTGGCTATCTTGTTCGCGGCGATTATTGTCACCATCACCACCAAATTCGGGGTTTCCATTCCCGATATCATAGCCACCCCTGCCGAAGGGCAAATGTCCTTTGCCTATGCGGTAGCCGGTATTGCCGGCGGGTGGATCACCATGGCGCTCAACGGCCCTGATCTCTCGCGCCAGATAAAGCGCGACCCGGACTATGCTTCCCAGTGCTTTTTCAGGCGCAACAGGAGAGCCTTTATCGGTCAGTTTATCGGTTTGATGATCGTCGGTGTAGTTCTCATGCTGATCGGTATGGCTGCCGGTATCGTCACCGGTGAGTGGGATCTCAACAAAGTCTGTCTTCTCTTGTTCGAAAGCCGGTTGAGCCTGGTCTTGGCTTTCATAGTAATAGTGTTTGCGCAGTGGTCCACCAATACAGCCGCCAATCTGATGCCGCCGACCTATATTTTGATCAGCCTCTTCCCTAAGCTGAAGTATTGGTCTGCCACCGTCATTGCCGGTGTTATCGGTCTCGGCATCATGCCGTGGAAGATTCAGAGCTCCGGTACTTTTCTCGTGGACGTGCAGGTGTGGATCTCTACTATGCTTGGGCCGATTATGGGTATCATGCTGGCAGACTATTTCATCATTAGAAAAAGCCAGCTCAATGTTCATGATCTCTATACCCCCAACGGCCAGTATCAATACGAAGGCGGCTATAATATCAGCGCTATGATCGCACTGATCTCAGGCTTTGCGCTGAGCTTCCTCAGCAGTAGCTACGCTTTCTTCATCGGTCTGGTCACCAGCCCGATCATCTACGTCCTTTTGATGAGAGCTTACACGCTGAAGAAGTACGACCAGAAGATCGGCCAGTCCATCGAGCTCGACATGGACAAACTCGGCTCTTCGACCGTCTAA
- a CDS encoding serine hydroxymethyltransferase — MHYPEKLEWLERTDPEIAALIRRERNRQEWKIELIASENFTSPAVMEAQGTVLTNKYAEGYPGRRYYGGCEYVDQVEDLARERAKLLFGAEHVNVQPHSGAQANTAVYFAALKPGDTVLGMDLAHGGHLTHGSPVNISGKYFNFIPYGVSRETGTIDYEEVRELALRHQPKMIVAGASAYPRIIDFEAFREIADQVGALLMVDMAHIAGLVAAGLHPSPVPLADFVTTTTHKTLRGPRGGMILCKQEYAEAVDKAVFPGIQGGPLMHVIAAKAVALQEALQPEFKDYQKRVVANAKALAASLMEHGYDLVSGGTDNHLMLVDLRSKHMTGKEAERRLDEVGITVNKNAVPDDPKGPFITSGIRIGTPAVTSRGFDAEAMKEIAQIIDITLTGQGRGDEARRRVQRLCERFPLYGRDGCC; from the coding sequence ATGCATTATCCGGAAAAACTCGAATGGTTGGAGCGAACAGACCCGGAAATAGCGGCTCTCATACGTCGGGAACGCAACAGACAAGAATGGAAGATCGAGTTGATTGCTTCGGAAAATTTTACGAGCCCGGCCGTGATGGAGGCCCAGGGAACCGTATTGACCAATAAGTATGCGGAAGGTTATCCCGGGAGACGCTACTATGGTGGCTGCGAGTACGTTGACCAGGTGGAAGACCTGGCCCGGGAGAGGGCGAAGCTGCTCTTCGGCGCAGAGCACGTTAACGTGCAGCCCCATTCCGGTGCCCAGGCCAATACGGCGGTTTACTTTGCCGCCCTGAAGCCGGGGGATACGGTCTTGGGAATGGATCTGGCTCACGGCGGGCACCTGACCCACGGGAGCCCGGTGAACATCTCCGGGAAGTACTTCAATTTTATACCCTACGGCGTGAGTCGGGAAACGGGGACCATTGACTATGAAGAGGTGAGGGAGCTGGCCCTTCGGCATCAGCCGAAGATGATCGTGGCCGGGGCCAGCGCCTACCCCAGGATCATCGATTTTGAGGCCTTTAGGGAGATAGCCGATCAGGTAGGGGCTTTGTTGATGGTGGATATGGCCCACATTGCCGGGCTGGTTGCCGCGGGGCTTCATCCCTCTCCTGTGCCCCTGGCCGACTTCGTGACAACGACGACCCATAAAACCCTGAGGGGCCCCCGGGGTGGGATGATCCTTTGCAAGCAGGAGTATGCAGAAGCCGTCGATAAGGCGGTTTTCCCGGGGATCCAGGGCGGCCCTCTGATGCACGTCATTGCCGCCAAGGCGGTTGCTCTCCAGGAGGCCCTGCAACCCGAATTCAAGGACTATCAAAAGAGGGTTGTCGCCAACGCCAAAGCACTTGCCGCAAGCCTGATGGAGCACGGTTATGACCTCGTTTCCGGCGGCACCGACAATCACCTGATGCTGGTCGATCTGCGCAGCAAACACATGACCGGTAAAGAAGCGGAGCGGCGCCTTGATGAAGTAGGCATCACCGTTAATAAAAACGCCGTTCCCGATGACCCGAAGGGGCCTTTTATAACCAGCGGTATCCGCATCGGCACACCTGCAGTGACGAGCCGCGGTTTTGACGCTGAGGCCATGAAAGAGATCGCCCAGATCATTGACATCACCCTGACGGGACAGGGGCGCGGTGACGAAGCCCGCCGCCGGGTGCAGCGCCTTTGTGAGCGCTTTCCGCTGTACGGCAGGGATGGTTGTTGCTGA
- a CDS encoding threonine synthase, which yields MFEDSAFDNERRDFVLGLRCISCGRELAAGPGVYTCPACGPKEGILDVIYDYERIKRTVSREQVTGSTDYSLFRYLPFLPVRPDTPRPHLRVGWTPLYRPIGLARQLGISRIYVKDDGQNPTASLKDRASVIAVIKAVEERMTTVACSSTGNAASSLAGNAAAMGLRTFIFVPGRAPQGKIAQLLIFGANVISVQGSYSDAFRLSSEAIERWGWYNRNAAINPYLVEGKKTVALEIAEQLGWEVPDWVVVSVGDGCTIAGIWKGFCDLYRVGWIDRLPKLLGVQSTGCSPLADAFRENRPWCPAEENTLADSIAVGVPRNPEKALRAVRESGGKMVAVPDEEILAAMRLLGRSSGIFAEPAGAAGLAGLRSLLEKGEIGREEKVVVVVTGNGLKDVKNAIAAAGEPIKVEPSLDRLFDELTRRKLV from the coding sequence ATGTTCGAAGACAGCGCTTTTGACAACGAACGGAGGGATTTTGTTCTCGGGCTTCGCTGCATAAGCTGCGGCAGAGAATTAGCAGCCGGGCCGGGGGTGTACACCTGCCCGGCGTGCGGTCCGAAAGAAGGAATCCTCGATGTTATCTATGATTATGAGCGTATCAAAAGAACCGTTTCCCGGGAGCAGGTGACGGGGTCGACCGATTATTCCCTGTTCCGCTATCTGCCTTTTCTTCCGGTGCGACCGGATACCCCTCGTCCCCACCTGCGGGTCGGCTGGACCCCCCTCTACCGTCCTATCGGGCTCGCCCGCCAGCTGGGGATCAGCAGAATCTACGTTAAAGACGACGGCCAGAACCCGACCGCCTCTTTAAAGGATAGGGCTTCTGTGATCGCCGTTATCAAGGCCGTTGAGGAAAGGATGACGACCGTCGCCTGCTCCTCTACGGGAAATGCGGCTTCCTCTCTGGCCGGGAATGCGGCAGCAATGGGTCTCCGGACCTTCATCTTCGTTCCCGGCAGGGCTCCCCAAGGGAAGATAGCACAGCTGCTGATTTTCGGCGCCAACGTCATCAGCGTTCAGGGTTCCTACAGCGATGCCTTCCGGCTGTCATCGGAGGCCATTGAGCGGTGGGGCTGGTATAACAGGAATGCCGCCATCAACCCCTACCTCGTAGAGGGGAAGAAGACCGTTGCCCTGGAGATAGCCGAGCAGCTGGGCTGGGAGGTTCCCGACTGGGTGGTTGTATCTGTAGGTGACGGCTGCACCATTGCCGGGATCTGGAAGGGCTTCTGCGATCTCTACAGGGTCGGCTGGATTGACAGGCTGCCTAAACTGCTGGGCGTGCAGTCAACAGGCTGCAGTCCGCTGGCGGACGCCTTCCGAGAGAACAGGCCCTGGTGCCCGGCGGAGGAGAACACCCTGGCGGACAGCATCGCCGTGGGCGTGCCGCGCAACCCGGAAAAGGCCTTGCGGGCAGTGCGGGAGTCGGGAGGTAAGATGGTGGCGGTGCCGGATGAAGAGATTCTCGCCGCCATGCGGTTGCTGGGAAGGAGCAGCGGTATCTTCGCCGAGCCGGCGGGCGCGGCGGGACTGGCGGGGCTGCGCTCTCTGCTGGAGAAGGGGGAGATCGGCCGGGAGGAGAAGGTCGTCGTCGTTGTTACCGGTAACGGGCTCAAGGATGTCAAGAACGCCATCGCCGCCGCCGGGGAACCCATCAAAGTGGAGCCATCTCTTGACCGGCTGTTTGACGAACTGACAAGGCGGAAACTGGTATAA
- a CDS encoding N-acyl-D-amino-acid deacylase family protein yields MSILIKNGMIIDGSGAPAYRGDLLVEGDRIAEIGFFDRQGQAEQVIDATGLAVAPGFIDTHSHSDLKILLDPYVEPKVRQGITTEILGQDGISMAPLPPEYVAPWRKNLAGLNGDSDEIGWDWKDTSGYFELLEKNKVGPNVAYLVPHGNIRMAAMGLDNRKATAAELELMKDLLRQALETGAVGLSTGLIYMPCAYADTEEIIELCKVVREYNRVFVVHQRSEADTILDSMQEIIRVGRESGVRVHFSHFKICGIKNWGKIDKVLELLEKAKQEGIRVTFDQYPYIAGSTMLGVILPPWVHDGGTEKVLERLKDPELRKRMAEDIRNGIPGWDNFIDFAGFDGIFVTSVKTDKNRDCIGKNLREIAEMRGKDPFEATFDLLLEEENAVGMYDYYGKEEHVIAFMKRPEQNVCTDGLLGGKPHPRVYGSFPRVLGKYVREEKALTLEEAVNKMTLKAAAAFNITDRGSLEKGKKADIVIFNPDTVIDTATFEEPRQFPKGIETVIINGVVVLHKGKRFDQLSGQVIKL; encoded by the coding sequence ATGAGTATTCTCATCAAAAACGGTATGATCATCGACGGCAGCGGTGCACCTGCCTATCGCGGTGATCTGCTGGTCGAGGGGGATCGGATCGCAGAGATCGGGTTTTTTGACCGGCAGGGGCAGGCTGAGCAGGTCATCGATGCCACAGGTCTGGCTGTGGCACCTGGCTTCATCGACACCCACAGCCATTCAGATCTGAAAATATTATTGGATCCTTATGTGGAACCGAAAGTGCGGCAGGGAATAACGACGGAGATATTAGGGCAGGACGGCATTTCCATGGCACCTCTGCCGCCGGAATATGTGGCGCCCTGGAGGAAAAACCTGGCCGGTTTAAATGGCGACAGCGACGAAATCGGCTGGGACTGGAAGGACACGTCGGGATATTTTGAGCTTCTCGAAAAGAATAAAGTCGGGCCGAATGTGGCCTATCTGGTGCCGCACGGCAATATCAGAATGGCGGCAATGGGGCTGGACAACAGAAAGGCGACGGCAGCCGAGCTGGAATTGATGAAAGATCTGCTCAGGCAAGCCTTAGAGACAGGGGCGGTGGGCCTTTCTACGGGATTGATTTATATGCCCTGTGCCTACGCCGACACCGAAGAGATAATTGAGCTGTGCAAGGTGGTCAGGGAATATAACCGGGTCTTTGTAGTCCACCAGCGCAGTGAAGCCGACACGATACTGGATTCTATGCAGGAAATAATCAGGGTAGGCAGGGAAAGCGGGGTAAGGGTCCACTTTTCGCACTTCAAAATCTGCGGCATCAAGAACTGGGGTAAGATCGATAAAGTGTTAGAACTCTTGGAGAAGGCCAAGCAGGAAGGGATCAGGGTTACCTTCGACCAGTATCCTTATATAGCTGGAAGCACCATGCTGGGGGTTATCCTGCCGCCTTGGGTGCATGATGGGGGAACGGAGAAAGTCTTGGAAAGATTAAAGGACCCGGAATTGAGGAAGAGAATGGCCGAAGATATCAGGAACGGCATACCCGGCTGGGATAATTTCATCGACTTTGCCGGTTTCGATGGAATATTTGTCACCAGCGTCAAGACGGACAAAAACAGGGACTGCATCGGCAAGAATTTAAGGGAAATAGCCGAAATGAGAGGAAAGGACCCCTTTGAAGCCACTTTTGACCTGCTGCTGGAGGAAGAAAATGCCGTCGGTATGTACGACTACTACGGTAAAGAGGAACATGTAATAGCATTCATGAAGAGACCGGAGCAGAATGTCTGTACCGACGGCTTGTTGGGCGGCAAACCCCATCCGCGGGTATACGGTTCGTTCCCTCGTGTTTTAGGGAAGTATGTCCGTGAGGAGAAAGCGTTGACGCTGGAAGAGGCAGTCAACAAAATGACCCTCAAGGCGGCTGCCGCTTTTAACATAACAGACCGTGGTTCTTTAGAAAAAGGGAAAAAAGCCGATATAGTGATCTTTAACCCGGATACGGTAATCGATACCGCCACCTTTGAGGAGCCAAGGCAGTTTCCTAAGGGCATTGAAACGGTTATCATCAACGGAGTGGTTGTCCTGCACAAAGGAAAAAGATTCGATCAATTGAGCGGTCAGGTTATTAAATTGTAA
- the hydA gene encoding dihydropyrimidinase produces the protein MYDLIIKNGWVVSDSSTIKADIAVKDEKIAAIGNAADFGEARRVIDVQGKYVLPGVIDAHMHVEAPFAGCFGANDFYTQSISAAFGGVTTFMDFTNTFKNDSVLEKIKVRHEEMSKSAIDYSIHGKFVEAPQRVIDEIEKIVDYGCPSFKLFMTYKKEGVMADDETLIKVFARSKECNALPMVHAECNAIAELNIEKFREEGDLSWPKFAEAKPVLCEAEAVSRAIYFTKYVGNALLIVHTTNGEALEIAKRAQEQGYPVYIETCPHYLTLFQDIYEKPEGFLAICSPPLRTPEEAEKLWKGIQEGVISVTGSDDCTYSIHEKTMFLEKDEEGNIIPDFTKVVNGLSGIETRLPILLSEGVNKGRISINKLVAITSTNIAKLLGCYPQKGIIAPGSDADLVVVDLEKEVTLSAQVLHNNIDYCLFDGMKVKGYPVMTISWGSVIVENGEFKGKKGAGKFIRRSINPEYLKEFSL, from the coding sequence ATGTACGATTTGATTATTAAGAACGGTTGGGTAGTGTCCGATTCTTCAACAATCAAAGCCGATATCGCCGTTAAGGATGAAAAGATAGCGGCAATTGGTAATGCGGCCGATTTCGGCGAGGCGAGAAGGGTTATCGATGTCCAGGGCAAGTATGTTTTGCCCGGCGTTATTGATGCCCACATGCATGTGGAAGCTCCTTTCGCCGGCTGTTTTGGGGCAAATGACTTTTATACCCAAAGCATTTCTGCCGCTTTCGGCGGGGTCACCACCTTCATGGATTTCACAAATACCTTTAAAAATGATTCCGTGCTGGAAAAGATCAAGGTCAGGCACGAAGAGATGAGTAAATCTGCTATCGACTACAGCATCCACGGCAAATTCGTTGAAGCTCCGCAGAGAGTAATAGATGAAATAGAGAAAATAGTGGATTATGGCTGCCCCTCCTTTAAGCTGTTCATGACTTACAAGAAGGAGGGGGTAATGGCTGACGATGAAACACTGATCAAGGTGTTTGCAAGGTCCAAAGAGTGCAACGCCTTGCCGATGGTTCATGCCGAATGCAATGCCATTGCCGAACTCAATATTGAGAAGTTCAGAGAAGAAGGGGATTTAAGCTGGCCGAAGTTTGCGGAAGCAAAGCCCGTCCTCTGCGAAGCGGAAGCAGTGAGCAGGGCAATTTATTTCACCAAGTATGTGGGCAATGCCTTATTGATAGTTCATACAACAAACGGAGAGGCTTTGGAAATAGCCAAAAGGGCTCAGGAGCAGGGCTACCCGGTATACATTGAGACATGCCCTCATTATTTGACCCTATTCCAGGACATTTATGAAAAACCTGAAGGGTTCTTAGCCATTTGTTCACCACCATTGAGGACACCCGAAGAGGCAGAAAAATTGTGGAAAGGGATTCAGGAGGGAGTGATTTCGGTAACCGGCTCCGATGATTGTACCTATTCCATCCACGAAAAAACCATGTTCTTGGAAAAGGATGAGGAGGGTAATATCATTCCCGATTTTACCAAGGTGGTAAACGGGCTTTCGGGTATAGAGACCAGGCTGCCGATTCTGCTTTCCGAGGGAGTGAACAAAGGGAGAATCTCCATTAACAAATTGGTGGCCATCACCAGCACAAACATTGCGAAACTCTTGGGATGTTACCCCCAGAAGGGGATCATTGCCCCAGGCAGTGATGCCGACCTGGTCGTTGTCGATTTAGAAAAAGAGGTAACGCTGAGTGCTCAGGTTCTGCATAACAATATCGATTATTGTCTGTTTGATGGCATGAAAGTGAAGGGATACCCTGTGATGACCATATCCTGGGGCAGCGTGATCGTGGAAAACGGCGAATTCAAGGGCAAAAAGGGAGCCGGCAAATTCATCCGGCGCAGCATCAACCCTGAGTATCTGAAGGAGTTCAGCCTTTAA
- a CDS encoding YgeY family selenium metabolism-linked hydrolase: MLTEERSMLLIELCRKMLKTPSLSGQESEVVKLIENTMESWDFDEVVVDKYGSVIGRIKGKKPGKTLLLDGHIDTVDVSDRKLWQHDPYGAEVVDGKIFGRGATDMKGPMSAMIAAAAFFARDTGRDFSGDIYLSCTVHEECFEGIAAREISARVNPDYVIIGEPSGLNLMRGQRGRAEIVVETYGKTAHSANPQFGKNAVYYMMRVIRAIKGVRLERQEVLGEGILELTDIISSPYPGKSVVPNLCRVTYDRRTLAGETKESVISQIEEVINKLAEEDPELEAKVYFARGEERCWTGETIRAERFYPAWLLDEQHELVQTALKGLVSVGLKPEVSHWSFCTNGSHFAGEAGIPTVGFGPSYEHLAHIIDEYIEVEQLLKGCQGYYGIISALLRQ; this comes from the coding sequence ATGCTGACTGAAGAAAGATCAATGTTATTAATTGAACTGTGCCGGAAAATGTTGAAAACCCCCAGCCTTTCGGGACAGGAATCCGAAGTGGTCAAGCTCATTGAAAACACGATGGAATCGTGGGATTTTGATGAGGTTGTGGTCGATAAGTACGGGAGTGTTATTGGAAGGATCAAAGGTAAAAAACCCGGCAAGACTTTGCTGCTCGATGGCCACATTGACACAGTAGATGTTTCCGATAGAAAGCTCTGGCAGCACGATCCCTATGGGGCGGAGGTCGTTGACGGGAAGATATTCGGCCGCGGTGCCACCGACATGAAGGGCCCCATGTCGGCAATGATCGCCGCAGCTGCTTTCTTCGCCAGGGATACGGGGAGGGACTTTTCGGGGGATATTTATCTTTCCTGTACCGTTCATGAGGAATGTTTTGAGGGGATCGCCGCCCGGGAGATTTCCGCCCGCGTTAATCCGGATTACGTGATAATCGGGGAGCCCTCTGGGTTGAATTTAATGCGGGGGCAGAGGGGAAGGGCTGAGATTGTCGTTGAGACGTACGGAAAAACGGCCCATTCGGCTAACCCGCAGTTTGGGAAGAATGCCGTTTATTATATGATGCGGGTTATTCGGGCAATTAAGGGGGTCAGACTAGAAAGGCAGGAGGTGTTAGGTGAGGGGATCTTAGAGTTGACGGACATTATTTCCAGTCCTTATCCGGGAAAGTCGGTGGTTCCTAACCTCTGTCGGGTAACTTATGACCGCAGGACTTTGGCGGGAGAAACAAAGGAGTCGGTGATATCCCAGATTGAGGAAGTAATCAACAAGCTGGCTGAAGAAGACCCTGAGCTGGAAGCCAAGGTCTACTTTGCCCGGGGGGAAGAAAGGTGTTGGACGGGAGAGACGATCAGGGCGGAGAGGTTTTACCCGGCCTGGCTGCTGGACGAACAGCACGAACTGGTGCAGACCGCTTTAAAGGGGCTCGTCAGCGTCGGCCTCAAGCCCGAGGTATCCCACTGGTCGTTCTGCACCAACGGGAGCCATTTCGCAGGAGAGGCCGGAATCCCGACCGTTGGCTTCGGACCTTCTTACGAGCATTTAGCGCACATTATCGATGAGTATATCGAGGTTGAGCAGTTATTGAAGGGCTGTCAGGGTTATTATGGGATTATTTCTGCCCTCCTTCGACAGTAG
- a CDS encoding sigma-54 interaction domain-containing protein — protein sequence MVDLMSIQKNAQQIAEAIASVLGIDVEIADNNLIRVAGTGIYRDYVGQSMASQGYIYREVMRLGYEIVIDNPGKHELCQPCEQKGHCSEKYEIVYPINVDGVSIGVIGLLCFDDEKARRVKQNQDSYLTFLGKMAETLALKIKEENYLKGLVYSNRYFKSVIDCLEEGLITTALDGKIVHYNKTAQNLLGKKVSSSDASLELLFGSKRAEEIIDVAGKGQKVLEKEIRLDAGSEKLQLMIHARPITAERGVQGIAIALNHFTKIKRLVNRYSGNEISYTVDDILGSSEAVRRLREKIKSIASSNSTVLIRGESGTGKELVARAIHNCGSRRQGPFVAINCSAIPESLLESELFGYEDGAFTGARKGGKMGKFELADKGTLFLDEIGDMAQYLQVKLLRVLQERQIERIGGLSPIPVDVRVIAATNRDLEKMIAQGEFREDLYYRINVIPIDVAPLRERKEDIEVLCRHFIEVYNQQLNKEVRGMTEDFRRKLWEYSWPGNVRELQNAIEYAMNLADGDVLSVEHLPVAIREAQEQDEEETFKLDMLERRTIVRCLKRYGTTVEGKKKAAKALGIGIATLYRKMARYGIKDVDV from the coding sequence ATGGTTGATTTAATGAGCATTCAAAAGAACGCCCAGCAGATTGCTGAGGCAATAGCGTCGGTATTGGGGATCGACGTAGAGATAGCCGACAACAACCTCATTCGTGTCGCAGGAACGGGTATCTACCGGGATTATGTGGGGCAGTCGATGGCGAGCCAGGGGTACATTTACCGGGAGGTAATGCGCCTCGGTTACGAGATCGTGATCGACAATCCCGGGAAGCATGAGCTGTGCCAGCCGTGTGAACAAAAGGGGCATTGTTCGGAAAAATATGAGATTGTCTACCCGATCAATGTCGACGGCGTTTCTATAGGGGTTATCGGTCTTTTGTGCTTTGACGATGAGAAAGCGAGGCGTGTCAAGCAGAATCAGGATTCTTATCTGACCTTTTTAGGAAAGATGGCGGAGACCCTGGCGTTGAAGATTAAGGAAGAGAATTATTTAAAGGGTCTGGTTTATTCCAACCGGTATTTTAAATCGGTTATCGACTGCCTGGAAGAGGGATTGATTACGACCGCTCTCGACGGAAAAATCGTGCATTACAACAAGACCGCTCAAAATCTCTTAGGAAAAAAGGTCTCTTCCTCCGATGCTTCCCTGGAGTTGCTGTTCGGTTCGAAGAGGGCTGAGGAGATCATCGATGTTGCCGGCAAGGGGCAGAAGGTGCTGGAGAAGGAAATCAGGTTGGATGCGGGGTCCGAGAAGTTGCAGTTAATGATTCACGCCCGGCCGATCACCGCCGAAAGGGGGGTGCAGGGTATCGCCATTGCCCTCAATCATTTTACCAAGATCAAGCGGCTGGTGAACCGTTATTCCGGAAATGAGATCAGTTATACGGTGGATGATATTCTGGGGAGCAGTGAAGCGGTAAGGCGGCTGCGCGAAAAGATTAAAAGCATTGCTTCCAGCAATTCCACTGTGCTGATCAGGGGGGAGAGCGGCACTGGTAAAGAACTGGTGGCCAGGGCGATCCATAATTGCGGTTCCAGGCGCCAGGGCCCCTTTGTTGCCATCAACTGCAGCGCCATTCCGGAATCCCTTTTAGAGAGTGAATTGTTCGGCTATGAAGATGGCGCTTTTACCGGCGCCAGGAAGGGCGGTAAAATGGGGAAATTCGAGCTGGCCGATAAAGGAACGCTGTTCCTGGACGAGATCGGAGACATGGCGCAGTATTTGCAGGTCAAGCTGTTGAGGGTGCTGCAGGAGCGGCAGATCGAGCGCATCGGCGGCCTTTCCCCAATTCCCGTGGACGTGCGGGTGATCGCCGCAACGAACCGCGATCTGGAAAAGATGATCGCCCAGGGTGAATTCCGGGAGGATCTCTATTACCGCATCAACGTGATCCCCATTGATGTTGCCCCTCTGCGTGAGAGAAAGGAGGATATCGAGGTCCTCTGCCGGCATTTTATCGAAGTTTACAATCAGCAGCTGAACAAGGAGGTCAGGGGAATGACGGAGGATTTTCGCAGGAAGTTGTGGGAGTACTCCTGGCCCGGCAATGTCCGGGAACTGCAGAATGCCATTGAATACGCTATGAACCTGGCCGATGGGGATGTATTGAGCGTTGAGCACCTGCCGGTAGCGATCCGGGAGGCCCAGGAGCAGGATGAGGAAGAGACATTCAAGCTGGATATGCTGGAGCGCAGGACGATTGTTCGCTGCCTGAAGCGGTACGGCACAACGGTGGAGGGGAAGAAAAAAGCGGCCAAGGCCTTGGGGATCGGCATTGCCACCCTTTACCGGAAGATGGCGCGCTACGGGATCAAGGATGTCGATGTGTGA